The genomic DNA GCATCAAAGACATGATGATACAAAAAACGAAAAAAGCATATAACATTTCTAACATAGTAAAACCTTGCTCAGTTTGTAAGCTCACATTTTTCTTTCTCTTTTGAATAAATGTCAAAGCGAATACATACCTCCATTTCACCACTGTTAGTAGGACGGCGAACAAATTCATACTCTATTCCGTTTTTAATAATCGTTTTAAAATGGTTCGTCGTTTGTTCCACTTTTTCAGAAATTAATTCCTCATATAAAATCTGAACTGCTTCATGTTCAATTTCTAGTTGCTCACGTTTAGCAACTAGATCGATGTAAAGAGGAACTAAAATACTGCATACGAGCAGGAGTGTAGATAAAGAGAGGAACAGTTCTGCTAAAAAAAAGCCATTATCGTTCTTTAACAACATAAAATCTTCCCTTTCCTAATAAAAAGGTAAGTTTATACCGGTTATCATGAATGCGAATGAAAAACGAACCAAATTTGTTAATATTTCCATCTGCAAGAAAACGGAAATTTAAATTAATGGACCCTTCATAAATAAGAATTTCTTTAGAATAGGTTCTTTTTAATAAATGCCTCTGATGATGTCGTGAACGAAAATAATAAAATTGTTGATCTGGCAAAAAATTCACTGTCACTTCGCTTTGATGAGCGATCGCATATATTTGAGCGTAATATAAATC from Bacillus aquiflavi includes the following:
- the comGD gene encoding competence type IV pilus minor pilin ComGD codes for the protein MINKIQRSAGFTLVETLFVLSVFFLIASITVFLLKPHFTKIEKEFFFSNLAADLYYAQIYAIAHQSEVTVNFLPDQQFYYFRSRHHQRHLLKRTYSKEILIYEGSINLNFRFLADGNINKFGSFFIRIHDNRYKLTFLLGKGRFYVVKER